In Herbaspirillum sp. WKF16, one genomic interval encodes:
- a CDS encoding YicC/YloC family endoribonuclease — protein sequence MTIYSMTGYAVTTRETTAGTVTLEMKSVNSRFLDLQFRVNDDLRAVEPLLREAIMGRLVRGKVECRLSFGRKVASGNSQALNAGVVAGLASLQDQLRAQFPDAPPLSVNELLRWPGVMEEAEISQETLQADIVATMGQTLDAFVDSRAREGAALQAVILARVDAMEAIVARITPLVPQLVAQFQQKATERMTEALGLALNAQGTPVATREESLERIRQEVTLYGIRIDIAEELARLSAHLGETRHILKKGGQVGKRLDFMMQELNREANTVGSKAAVKELADASMELKLLIDQMREQVQNLE from the coding sequence TTGACCATCTACAGCATGACCGGCTATGCCGTCACCACCCGTGAAACCACAGCCGGCACGGTCACCCTCGAAATGAAGAGCGTCAACTCGCGCTTCCTCGACCTGCAATTCCGCGTCAACGACGACCTGCGCGCGGTCGAGCCCCTGCTGCGCGAGGCCATCATGGGCCGGCTGGTGCGCGGCAAGGTCGAGTGCCGCCTGTCCTTCGGCCGCAAGGTCGCCTCCGGCAACAGCCAGGCGCTCAACGCCGGCGTCGTGGCCGGGCTGGCTTCGCTGCAGGATCAGCTGCGCGCGCAATTCCCCGACGCCCCGCCGCTGTCGGTCAACGAGCTGCTGCGCTGGCCGGGCGTGATGGAAGAAGCCGAGATCAGCCAGGAAACGCTGCAGGCCGACATCGTGGCGACCATGGGCCAGACCCTGGACGCCTTCGTCGACAGCCGCGCGCGCGAAGGCGCGGCGCTGCAGGCGGTGATCCTGGCGCGGGTCGACGCCATGGAAGCCATCGTGGCGCGTATCACGCCGCTGGTGCCGCAACTGGTGGCGCAGTTCCAGCAGAAGGCCACCGAGCGCATGACCGAGGCCCTGGGCCTGGCCCTGAATGCCCAGGGCACGCCGGTCGCCACGCGCGAGGAGTCGCTGGAGCGCATCCGCCAGGAAGTCACGCTGTACGGCATCCGCATCGACATCGCCGAAGAACTGGCTCGCCTGTCGGCGCACCTGGGCGAGACCCGCCACATCCTGAAGAAAGGCGGCCAGGTCGGCAAGCGCCTGGACTTCATGATGCAAGAGCTCAACCGCGAGGCCAACACGGTCGGCTCCAAGGCCGCCGTCAAGGAACTGGCCGACGCCTCGATGGAGTTGAAGCTGCTGATCGACCAGATGCGCGAGCAGGTCCAGAATCTCGAATGA
- the gmk gene encoding guanylate kinase has translation MPAKTPTSGSLFMVVAPSGAGKSTLVNALLKQEPAIKLSISFTTRAPRPGEEHGREYYFTSAEDFLKRQAEGEFLEWAEVHGNYYGTSRLMIADQIANGTDVLLEIDWQGAQQVKKQFPNAIGIFILPPSIAALEERLKKRGQDEPHVITRRILAAGGEIAHSPEFEYVIINQEFAVALSELTAIVQAARCRFPQQAARNAYLFTQLGIHAQ, from the coding sequence ATGCCAGCTAAAACCCCCACTTCCGGCAGCCTGTTCATGGTGGTTGCACCGTCCGGCGCCGGCAAATCGACCCTCGTCAATGCCCTGCTGAAGCAGGAGCCGGCCATCAAGCTGTCGATTTCCTTCACCACCCGCGCGCCCCGCCCGGGCGAAGAACACGGCCGCGAATATTATTTCACCAGCGCCGAGGACTTCCTCAAGCGCCAGGCCGAGGGCGAATTCCTGGAATGGGCCGAGGTGCACGGCAACTACTACGGCACCTCGCGCCTGATGATCGCCGACCAGATCGCCAACGGCACCGACGTGCTGCTGGAAATCGACTGGCAAGGCGCGCAGCAGGTCAAGAAGCAATTCCCCAACGCCATCGGCATCTTCATCCTGCCGCCGTCGATCGCGGCCCTGGAAGAGCGCCTGAAAAAGCGCGGACAGGACGAGCCGCACGTCATCACCCGCCGCATCCTGGCCGCCGGCGGCGAAATCGCGCACTCGCCGGAGTTCGAATATGTTATTATTAATCAAGAGTTTGCCGTCGCTTTGTCCGAGCTGACGGCGATTGTCCAGGCAGCCCGCTGCCGCTTCCCGCAGCAAGCCGCGCGCAACGCCTACTTGTTCACCCAGCTCGGCATCCACGCGCAGTAA
- a CDS encoding RelA/SpoT family protein, protein MSLTPTESTLSASTSNKRAAGSGRPVPPNDPASAAAHSGVATFAHLIPKLEEYLTPSELKKVKEAYRFADEMHLGQMRKSGEPYISHPLAVAEICAEWKLDAQAMMAAFLHDVMEDQGVKKEELIERFGAPVASLVDGLSKLDKIEFQSQVEAQAENFRKMLLAMARDVRVILVKLADRLHNMRTLGSMPPEKKRRISRETMEVYVPIAHRLGLNNIYRELQELSFSHLYPLRHRTLSKAVKAARGNRREVVTKIMESVTSTLIAAGIPAQVDGREKTLYGIYRKMRNKHLTFSQVLDVYGFRVVVDSFANCYVALGTLHSLFKPMPGKFKDYIAIPKLNGYQSLHTTLIGPYGTPVEFQIRTREMHRVAESGVAAHWLYKDDEGSLTDLQQRTHAWLQSLLDIQKQTGDSAEFLEHVKVDLFPDSVYVFTPKSKIIALPRGATALDFAYSIHTDIGDQTTSAIVNHEPAPLRAELHNGDIVEIITSPTSRPSPNWLGYVRTGKARSAIRHRLRTANKVESQSVGRRLLGNALHTLGIEPELPSHIVERLLNESSAKTLDDLYAEIGIGTRMAPLVARHIMTMMDTGVSVPQLDPEGHMLPNKPDPVVITGSEGASAQLSSCCMPIPGDRLTGYLKPDQTLIVHTQECETAKRLHEKEPDRWIDLVWGHDLNRRFDCRITILIHNERGTLARIAAEIGESDANIVSVSMDDDGGSSMKYLRFTIQVEDRVHLARTMRGIRRIDSVTRILRERG, encoded by the coding sequence ATGAGCCTTACCCCCACCGAATCCACCTTATCAGCATCGACTAGCAACAAACGGGCCGCCGGTTCCGGCCGCCCAGTCCCCCCGAACGATCCCGCCTCCGCCGCTGCCCACAGCGGCGTGGCGACGTTCGCGCACCTGATTCCCAAGCTCGAGGAGTACCTGACGCCTTCCGAATTGAAGAAGGTCAAGGAAGCCTATCGCTTTGCCGACGAGATGCACCTGGGCCAGATGCGCAAGTCGGGCGAGCCCTACATCTCGCACCCGCTGGCGGTGGCCGAGATCTGCGCCGAATGGAAGCTGGACGCCCAGGCCATGATGGCGGCCTTCCTGCACGACGTGATGGAAGACCAGGGCGTCAAGAAGGAAGAGCTGATCGAGCGCTTCGGCGCGCCGGTGGCGTCGCTGGTAGACGGCTTGTCCAAGCTGGACAAGATCGAGTTCCAGAGCCAGGTCGAAGCCCAGGCCGAGAATTTCCGCAAGATGCTGCTGGCGATGGCGCGCGACGTGCGCGTGATCCTGGTCAAGCTGGCCGACCGCCTGCACAACATGCGCACGCTCGGTTCGATGCCGCCCGAGAAGAAGCGCCGCATCTCGCGCGAGACCATGGAAGTCTACGTGCCCATCGCGCACCGCCTGGGCTTGAACAACATCTATCGCGAGTTGCAGGAGCTGTCGTTCTCGCACCTCTACCCGCTGCGCCACCGCACGCTATCCAAGGCCGTCAAGGCCGCGCGCGGCAACCGCCGCGAGGTGGTGACCAAGATCATGGAGTCGGTCACCAGCACCCTGATCGCCGCCGGCATCCCGGCCCAGGTCGACGGCCGTGAAAAGACCCTCTACGGCATCTACCGCAAGATGCGCAACAAGCACCTGACCTTCTCGCAGGTGCTGGACGTGTACGGCTTCCGTGTAGTGGTGGACAGCTTCGCCAACTGCTACGTGGCGCTGGGCACCCTGCACTCGCTGTTCAAGCCGATGCCGGGCAAGTTCAAGGACTACATCGCCATCCCCAAGCTGAACGGCTACCAGTCGCTGCATACCACGCTGATCGGCCCCTACGGCACGCCGGTCGAGTTCCAGATCCGCACGCGCGAGATGCATCGCGTGGCCGAATCCGGCGTGGCCGCGCACTGGCTCTACAAGGATGACGAAGGCAGCCTGACCGACCTGCAGCAACGCACCCACGCCTGGCTGCAGTCGCTGCTCGACATCCAGAAGCAGACCGGCGACTCGGCCGAGTTCCTGGAGCACGTCAAGGTCGACCTGTTCCCGGATTCGGTCTACGTCTTCACGCCCAAGTCCAAGATCATCGCGCTGCCGCGCGGCGCCACCGCGCTGGACTTCGCCTACAGCATCCACACCGACATCGGCGACCAGACCACCTCGGCCATCGTCAACCACGAACCGGCGCCGCTGCGCGCGGAGCTGCACAACGGCGACATCGTCGAGATCATCACCTCGCCGACCTCGCGCCCCAGCCCCAACTGGCTGGGCTATGTGCGCACCGGCAAGGCGCGCTCGGCGATCCGGCACCGCCTGCGCACGGCCAACAAGGTGGAGTCGCAATCGGTGGGCCGCCGCCTGCTCGGCAACGCGCTGCATACCCTGGGCATCGAGCCCGAGCTGCCGTCGCACATCGTCGAGCGGCTGCTCAACGAGTCCAGCGCCAAGACCCTGGACGACCTGTACGCCGAGATCGGCATCGGCACCCGCATGGCGCCGCTGGTGGCGCGCCACATCATGACCATGATGGACACCGGCGTCTCCGTGCCGCAGCTGGATCCGGAAGGCCACATGCTGCCCAACAAGCCCGATCCGGTGGTCATCACCGGCAGTGAAGGCGCCTCGGCGCAGCTGTCGTCGTGCTGTATGCCGATCCCGGGCGACCGCCTGACCGGCTACCTCAAGCCGGATCAGACGCTGATCGTGCACACCCAGGAGTGCGAGACCGCCAAGCGCCTGCATGAGAAGGAGCCTGACCGCTGGATCGACCTGGTCTGGGGCCACGACCTGAACCGCCGCTTCGACTGCCGCATCACCATCCTGATCCACAACGAGCGCGGCACGCTGGCGCGCATCGCCGCCGAGATCGGCGAGTCCGACGCCAACATCGTCTCGGTCAGCATGGACGACGACGGCGGCTCGTCGATGAAGTACCTGCGCTTCACCATCCAGGTGGAAGATCGTGTGCACCTGGCGCGCACCATGCGCGGCATCCGCAGGATCGACAGCGTCACCCGCATCCTGCGCGAACGCGGCTGA
- the rpoZ gene encoding DNA-directed RNA polymerase subunit omega: MARITIEDCLKQIPNRFQLTLSATYRARQLLQGHTPKVDAKDKPTVTALREIAAGKVGVEMLKKVPA, encoded by the coding sequence ATGGCCCGCATCACCATCGAAGATTGCCTCAAGCAAATCCCGAACCGTTTCCAGCTGACCCTGTCCGCCACCTACCGTGCGCGCCAGCTGCTGCAAGGCCACACTCCCAAGGTCGACGCCAAGGACAAGCCGACCGTGACCGCCCTGCGCGAAATCGCCGCCGGCAAGGTCGGCGTGGAAATGCTGAAAAAGGTCCCGGCCTGA